The genomic stretch GCGACGGCTGCAACTCGTTCAGAAGCTTCGTTACATTACTCGCTCCGAAAACTTTGTGCACGTTGGCGAATTTCTGAGGTTGGTCCGGTGGAAAATACGGAGCAAAAACACACTCCGGTTGACACTTCCGCCTCAAAAATTTACACGCCGCGCATGGAGAATTCGATGATGATGCCATCTTGTATCTTCTTCGCTGCAACCCAAAACAAAAACACCATGTAAATCAAAAGAATACCCTGAATTATCCAGTGCATGCTGGGGTTTACATATCCAGCGAAATCGAGCAGGTTCCAGTCATAAAAAGAACACCATGTAAAAGAAatgatacacacacacacacacacacacacacacacacacacacacatacatacatacatacatacatatatatatatattaactgtACCATGAGGGTGAGAGATCTTGATGATGATgctgatgatgaagatgatagtGAACTTGgacatgaagatgaagatggagatggagatggTGAAGGGGTTAACTAGGGCTTTTAGTTTTAGGGTTGAAAatacaacttttatttttacagAAAATGAAAATTGCCATGTGAAAGAGACATAAAGTTGGAAAGATTACCCGTTACAGGAGCTGTCAAATGTTAATCAAATTATGAGAAATTATTCTgctatgattttatttttctgtcagaatttgaaaataaaaatgaaatgaaatcttCACATATAAACTTGAGGGAGATGAAGTATGAAAAAGGAAGTTAAATTGATAcataaaacttgaaatttatttatacaattctAGAGGATATTTTTTTGACTCTAAATATGGTGAAAGAGAGAAGATAGAAAGGTTGAGAATGGAGGATTGGATCTCGTGAGAGTTTGGTTATTTCAATGGATCAAAAGGGTTCATTTTTTGGGATTGACACAGAAAGCAATAAAGCGATAATGTGAAGaagaagcaaaattaaaatatacaaaaacgGTGGAACTTTCTGACTCTTGACTGTTTATAATCATAATAAGATCTTGGGATGAAGAATTTTTAAGATCTGtttattattcttattctttttgtaGCCTTGAAactttaatcaaaatcaaataaaatgtaCTTTGTAGTAAGTAAACAAACAAGTCAAACCttttacttcttcttcttcaagtctTGAAGATGGAtggattttctttcttttttttatcagtTTAAGGGGATGAGAAGCTCATGCAATTAAACTGGTGGGTTTTTTAGATGGGTTTCGATTTGTTCGCCGGAAAGCAAAAGGCATGGAACATGCATAGAAAGATGATGGTGAAGAGTAGGAGCGAAATAGGAGGTGAAGTTTATTAGGGTTAGGGGggatttttgtgtataaatactgagagagagagagagagagagagagagagagggagagggagagggaggTAAATGCGGCGGAGAAAGGGAAAGTCGCCCAGAAGCAGAGGCTAAGGAGGCGGAGagaaaagcaaaacaaaaacacaGAGGAGAGAGAGCTAGTGTTTGTAGCTACTGCAAAATGGAATGAGTGAGAGAATATACATTGATGAGTATTTGAAGGAGGGTTTCAATGACGTTCCTCGTTTTGCTTCATCATCAccatgtaataataataatagtaataatggTGCTACTGAGTTTGAACAACGcttgatttgaaattaatttaaattaaaaagagtcAGTTTGAGATCTGTTTATAATTgataacctaaaatttgaattcggtttgaaaaaaatttaactttatattttgactgtttgaataagtttaaacttgactcatttacgaaatttatatatatatatatatatatatatatatatatatatatacacacacaaaaacgAGTTTATGAGGGAAGGTTTCAAATGTTATTGAGATCAAATAAGATCCAATTAGAGATTGATTCGAATACAAAAGAGTTTGTTCGAAATTAACTCATGATTGATtagttaaaaaacaattaaacttataattttataaacaataaaactatatgtatctattttgagtacacaaatgaatatacatttaatatatGTCACAAAatgatttagtgattttaaattaaagataaagtaaaacttaatcatatgatgacatattatgtgtgtactcatttatgtatttaaaaatgggtaagtataacattattctttgaTAAATGACTCATGCAAAATTTTGGATTGGATCGAACctagtttgtttttatttggcttaagtttgacttattcaatctgaatttgaattcgaaCTTAAATTGTTCGGattaaatccaaccctaatttatcaccaatttttactataatttaaagttttaacatCGATGAtgacctttttattttattaatataacaatattgaaaaaatgatatttatcttaaaatacCTAATTTGTTTATAGTTTACATCATATATTAGGTCTTTGACACTgatttttagtaatattttatgtcataataaatgagtattaataaatatcaagttAACATGTCGTTATATagttgagtaattttaaaataaaaataaaataaattatctaatcacatggaCACAACTGAGCCATTAATACACTTCTGTTAGTACATGTAGAATTACTCAATCAATATTGTCAAGAAATAATGTGTAACTTGAATACTCAGTTCGCTAACAATTTGTATTATGATCTTAAATATCCAATTTGTATagtgtatatattataaaattaaataattgacattAATAAtgaacatttaattttttttcaatccaaTATGTTGAGAGTTGTTATATTGATATTCATAAGAACTAATTTCTTTGTTTAATCCAATATTCGAAGTCTATTGTGTTCGTCAAGATGATTAGTGTAAAGTATGAAACTTTGAATCCAAAATTGGAAAGTATAAACTTCTAATTTTGACTCTAATCAAAATAACTAACTTTAAATGTTGTTCtcccaaatttaaaatttgtcatatgGTATTATTTTAGTGGAAGCAATGTGTTGAACATCGGGGCATGGTTGTGGCTcttctaagtttaaaatttgtattattattattattattattattattaatatagtaAACACGATATTTTGAAAGgtcgaaagacttattcccactcaaagtttagtttattcttaaattttcagtcattaagttttaaaatctcaaatatccacTCATCAGCggttaaagtttataaaatcctttaaatttaaaggtaaaaatattatttaacaaatactattaaaaaaataaaacttcatcttatttttttcattggtttaaaaaactgaaatttttttcctttcaaaagtttgaaaagttacattttctttttgttaaggTTTACTTTTGTTTCTCCCATTTTCAAACCAGCTTCTCTGTCTACCTtgtctctctccctcctgatgATCTCTCCCGCAACCCTATCATCCattgaaaatgaaacaaacaaatcaTTGATTAAAAACGAAGAAGACAAATCATCCATCATCACTTCGTTTTCAACGGACAATTTGCccttctttgtctttgtcttcgtCTTCGTGAAGATGGGCGCTCCCTCCAAACATCTTCATAAAGACGAAGACAAAGATGGGCAATCGTCCATCGAAAACGAAGTGCCAATGGACAATTCATCTTCATTGTTTTTCTACAGACGATTCATTCAGttcattttcaatcattttgttttttacaaATGATAAGGTTAGGAGAGAGATCGTGGGGTAGGAGAGAGATTGGGCATAGGCTGTCAGCTGGAGATGAAGAAGGTGGCTGAAAAatgggaaaaagaaaagtaaaaccTAACagtgggaaaatgtaacttttcaaatttttgagtaaaaaaaattgttaattttttaaactaaagaggaaaataagatacagttttattttttaatattattaattgaagTTAGTTTTTcgtaaatgaaaataaacatgCATTATTGCAAGGCgaaacaaatttgattaattataattcatatttaatataaaattattttaaatatttatttaaactatgTATCAAAccaatcattaatttaaattgatattgtaGATTAATATCCaatctaaatattaaaacaacTAGTCAAAATTCTGAAAACAAGTTGTAGGTGTGGGGGGTTTTTGTTGGCTTGCTTCTTGTTATTCTTACAGAGACTTCCGGAGGGATCTGGAGGATGTTGTCTTGTTGCGACAAGACCTTTCCTCCGTCCGTTCGAGAGTTTTATTAGGGTTTCAGATTTTGCATCTGTCCCCCTACCCCACGCAGATTCATACCATAATATAATTTCCCACCAacttctatttaattttcattaattttactCCCATCATAAATGCTTCCGTTGCGTGTAGGACAAACAATAATTTCTATATTCCATCGAGACAGGGTAATTGAATTGGATTGTCTTTGTTCGGATTTGAGTTtagatcaaataaattaaatttaaattaataattagatttattttgataaataaattaattttgagttgacttatattgaatttaaaataaaaatatttttataccgAATTTAAACCATAGGTTGTCAATgttatacataaatgatatattatcatgtgactagattatttttagtaaaagataaaataacactcaatcacctAATGACAAATTATTTTTGTACTCGAATTATCtaccaaaaatttttatacataatgttactctttttatatttaagtcaTATCAAGTTGAGTCTTATTTGGACTCAGTTGAATCAAGTACAACTGAGTTAATCTGACTCAAGTATCAACTGAGTTCTAGTATAAACGATCTAAGTTTGAGTTGATTTAGATTTAATCAAAAGTCAAATTATTTTCGAGTCAAATTCAAGCTTTAACCTATCAATCTTGATCGAATTTAAGCTAACTCGAGTATAAAGTatgcataatttagtttaaatcgTAAAATTAGAgtaaatcacttaaaaattacagtttgatttggtttttaaaatgTATGGTTtgggttaataaattttttaaaacaatttttagttTGGGTTGCGATTAGGCTTGGATATAATCCAACTCAGCTCGGTcttgaaaatcaatttgattcgatttagcttgactcaaattcatttaattaaaattcaaaccgaacttgAGCTGAAagatttgacttgttttttaattcaagCAAAACTCGAGCCAAGGGGTATTCGATTTGGTTAAGCTCAaatctaatttgaattcattgctCAAATtagtagtttgaatttattgctCGATCTGGCTCAAATCAACTCGAATTCAGTAGTTCGAATTGGTAGTTCAAATTCGTAGTTTTGTTCGgctttgaatattatttgaataaaacgatatcattttgtcaatgaaccaCGAACTCGAGTCACGAATTTAAGTCATACATTCGAACcattaatttgagttgaaccaAGCTACAAATTAGAACCATTGATTTAAGCTACGAAATCGAGCTAAACTCAAATCGAACTGAGCTAagctatttttcattttagccAAACTCGAGTCGAACTTAATTTTGACTTGATGAACTGGAGCTAAATTCAAGCTGGACCATTTTATGTCTAAGCCAAACTCGAACCAAGGGGTGTTTGGGCTCGACCCGACTCGAATCCACCCTTAGTTGCGATTTGGCGACttttaatccaaattaaaccataaattgtattttttaaaaaatacatatatatagttttatttgatagaatttttcaatatacaattaggtatacaatttttttttatatttattttgtcacttttttttacatatatattgtttatatatttcatatttattttccatgtttatattatattttagaaaactataattcaattaattttattaaataatgtatgtttagaagtgaaaaattttaattgattcaaacCGCAAtccaaactaaatcaaaccatactttttcaatttagtttgatttagtttagtttaaaatttttaattttttttagtttggtttaaaaaaacttttaaatcgTATTAAACTGGATTGTGTACATCTTTACTTGAGTATAAAAAACTTAGTTCGAATTGGCTTAGATtgaattcaaagttaaaaatttattaaactgaattcaaaccCAACTTGTCGCTCTTAAGCAGAaacttttttattcaaaccaattttaaGTTGGGACTTAAGCTTAACTTAACTTGAGTATCAACTAGGTTAAAGTATAAACACTTTGAATTCGAGATTACTCAGATTGAATCTactagttaaattattttttaatcaaatttgagcttCAACTCGTCAATCTTAAACCAAATTTAACATAACTCGAGTATAAAAGAACAAAGTTTGagtaaattcaaactaattttaaagttaaattatttttaaattgaattcaaaccttaattcatcaataatgaaatgattttgagtttgCTCTTTGGATTCAAATCAATCCAGAGTTGAGTTTTATTTAGACTTGTTTTagatcaaatccaaccctattcGAGTATATACTGATAATGGTGTTGATgtattaagttattttaattataagataatgtGATGAgtaatattcattttcttctaatCAATATAGTTATGATacactaatataattattcttttaaatacatatatgcCTACGAATAAATacgaatataaatattaacctatcataatataattaaataattttaaattagaaattaagtaatatataatcacatgatgacacatcaataTCTTGTTAGAATACATAAACGAATCTCTGGCCACACATAATTTAGAAATGTAGTAAGAATACTAccattttattaatacattaaTGCTAGTTTAATGATATAAACTTTGCAAcatcaatgaaaattaaaaaaacaatagacataaattcatatttcttcaaaatttaaattcccAATTGGAGATTTTTGAAGAGCTTCAAAATTCATCTCGGGTGGAATTCTTCGAAGGCATTGTGTTTCTTAGACGAGGATTAATTCGATCTTGTTTAATATCCTgtataatgaataatatcataataaataagaacacaaataaatttaatttaattcaaaaaaaaaattgagtccCCAAACTTGTAGAtcatactttatttttatttttaccatttaaattttgaaataagtgtgatcaaatttaaaaaagaaactgCTTTGATGAGCTCAACCCGACCCGACCAAAAATGACCCAACAAGTTAACTTAATCTAAACTTGGCCCAATTTGTTAATTGGGCTAAAGCccaattaaatatatttggTAGTGATACCTCCAACCATTTTAAGCTGGACAAATTAATTGTGAACCATTAATAACACTTTAAaagtattaatattttaaattaaaaattgatgaaaaagaaattcaaattcattataaagtacaaaatacaaaaacatagTTTTCACACGAGTAATACTACGTGTACAATTACAAAAGATGGGTAATCATAGATATAAATAAACTGATGTGTTAAAATTTGATTgcataacttaattttttattttatttttaattcaaaatcactcagtcacataatgatacgttattttatttatacatgttaatTATCGATTGTTTgcacattatttttttacacTTCCTTTCTTATTGATTATCCACAAATTATATGTCAAAGGATCTTAGGATTTAGTtgatgtaaataattttttttatacactttccaatttaataattgtatatatacgtatatgtgtgtatatgttcagtaacaaaagcaaaataagtaaaagaattatatagaaaacaaaaaaaaaaaagctagaaGAATTGCTTACCATATGCTTGAGAGCCATGTCTAAAGAACTCTTAGACATCAAGCTTCCAAAAGCATTTCCATGAGAAATGGAAGCTCCACGAGACTTCGTTTTTGTTTCTGGTTTCTCTTGATCACCTATTGAATTTTTTCTAGCATTCATCATCTTCTCCACCATCTTACTCCCcacaaaattattttgtgttCCTAAATTAACCATCATTCTCTTTCCTTCACCTTCCTTGGCCTCAACTTTTCGACCCCTCGTGACGCCTGGTGAGCACGATTGCCTCCTTGATCTAGCTACAACTTGTCGATCATCTATGTTTTGTTGCACCAATGGAGTTAACATTGTTGAATTAGTTCGAGTCTTCATTGTAGAAGTTGAGCGATCAGTATTAGGTCGACCTTTTGTCACTGAAGTTAATCGATCAGTATTAGGTCGACCCTTTGTGGCAGAAATGGAGCGATTAGTGGTAGTCTTTAAATTAGAGGGTGTTTCATTAGAAAAACTTAGGATTTGAGTAGAAATTGTAGACCGCATCGAGGGTGACACACCCCGACTTTTTGGCTTTGTTTTTGTGGTTGTAAGAGCATCCATTGTTGTTTCCGCTAAGGTTTTAGAGAGGTTAGATGCTAGAAAACTatcaatttgattattagtGACTGTTCTTGTATTTTTGTTGGTgttcatgtttgtttttttgttgttcAAATCATTAGGCGATGGTgttgttttttggtttaaaattgtTGTTCCTTTGAAGGTTTTGGTTTGAGATGGCATACTTGAGCTTTGACTCGGAGCCATTGATCTTTGAGAGATTCTAGGTTTAGGTTTTGGAGACTTCGGCCTTTTAAAGTTGTTATTGCTTCCCTTTTGCGCTCCTGAATTGCCTGCAAACtacacaaatatttttttaccctaTATCAAAGGGATGCACTATACAAAACGAACAGTAGATATTAacaagtacaaataaattaatatgtcatcaagtgattagataatataattgtttacaTTATCtccattcaaaatcatttaatcacatgatgatatgttagtatgtttgtATCTGTTAAAACCCAAacatttgtgtgtgtgtgtgtgtgtgtgtgtatagtattatactttttataaataagcATACTCTTGAGAGAGGTTGCACAATTGGTAATTCCCTTTGAATAACAAGTTCAGGGGCACCGATGGCTTCCATTTCTAAGGATGGAAATAATGGAGTGGCTGGTGGCGTCTTTAACCTTCATAAACATTCATCAAactgataaataattaaaccttAAATAAGTTTGTTAATACTATGTATGGTTACAAACATTTGATGAGTTATAAAGTGATTAGTTAGGTGATTCTAATTAGAGATcaaataacatccaatcatatgatgttAATTAGTGTTTATACCTATCATTAGTGTATGAAAAGGGCAGATTCTAATCGAACCAAGCTCAAACTTAGGTCagttcaaatttggtttaactTAAAAGAATTGAGCTCCTCTCAAACTAACTCAAGCTTGTCgagtcaaaatcaattaaaacgacattattttgatgtatatttaacaaaatgaaattgttttagCCAATTTCAATCTAACTTTTTCAAGCTTGCAAATTTAATTAATCGAATACTTCCAAGTGCAAGCTCGACACTACAAAATCCTTGTGTTTGAACTTGCATAAGTTGAGATTATTTGAACTAAGTTGACAATCGAACTCAACAATCTTAGGTCGAATCCACCCTTAAATGCATGTAGTATTACTAGTCAAAAAATTAGTTACCAATCATAGTCgtttttctccttctctttctcACCAAAGAGGTCATATCCTGTTCCTTTCTTCCCTGATGCAATTCTGTACAGTGAATAATTTCCTGTAACATTACATTgcaaatgtaaaaaataattatatttatatataagaataatacTACCAATCAAGAGGCGTTATTGTTCTTTATATTGACCA from Mangifera indica cultivar Alphonso chromosome 6, CATAS_Mindica_2.1, whole genome shotgun sequence encodes the following:
- the LOC123219735 gene encoding uncharacterized protein LOC123219735, whose translation is MNSGGGRKTKVPSMPLLSQRKDNRDEDLLLFKELHKREKNRLASLLQPDSDEFEPNSGNYSLYRIASGKKGTGYDLFGEKEKEKNDYDWLKTPPATPLFPSLEMEAIGAPELVIQRELPIVQPLSRFAGNSGAQKGSNNNFKRPKSPKPKPRISQRSMAPSQSSSMPSQTKTFKGTTILNQKTTPSPNDLNNKKTNMNTNKNTRTVTNNQIDSFLASNLSKTLAETTMDALTTTKTKPKSRGVSPSMRSTISTQILSFSNETPSNLKTTTNRSISATKGRPNTDRLTSVTKGRPNTDRSTSTMKTRTNSTMLTPLVQQNIDDRQVVARSRRQSCSPGVTRGRKVEAKEGEGKRMMVNLGTQNNFVGSKMVEKMMNARKNSIGDQEKPETKTKSRGASISHGNAFGSLMSKSSLDMALKHMDIKQDRINPRLRNTMPSKNSTRDEF